A genome region from Crossiella equi includes the following:
- a CDS encoding TetR/AcrR family transcriptional regulator, protein MTAHTVDWTALRGLAPDSSRAAGLRERRKQETRQQLVETATTMFLDRGFDAVTVVEIAKACAVSPTTVFNYFPTKESLVLDLPETFLATLRAAFADPGRTPLRAMLDILAGELDHLVSWLTAQPDQEWGARAVQRFEAMVRDTPALRAHHRDLLHRMTTAATEELARRSGLAVHDPEPRITAAALLALWPVQVEATCRLLDGCRTPSQVRDAVTAEVHRAAAVLAGGLS, encoded by the coding sequence ATGACCGCCCACACCGTCGACTGGACCGCCCTGCGCGGTCTCGCCCCGGACTCCTCCCGGGCCGCCGGGCTCCGGGAACGCCGCAAGCAGGAGACGCGCCAGCAGCTCGTCGAGACGGCGACCACGATGTTCCTGGACCGCGGTTTCGACGCGGTGACCGTGGTGGAGATCGCCAAGGCGTGCGCGGTGTCCCCCACCACGGTGTTCAACTACTTCCCGACCAAGGAGTCCCTGGTCCTGGACCTGCCGGAGACCTTCCTGGCCACACTCCGCGCCGCGTTCGCCGACCCCGGCCGCACTCCCCTGCGGGCGATGCTGGACATCCTGGCGGGCGAGCTCGACCACCTGGTCTCCTGGCTGACGGCCCAGCCCGACCAGGAGTGGGGGGCGCGGGCCGTCCAGCGCTTCGAGGCCATGGTCCGCGACACCCCCGCGCTGCGGGCCCACCACCGCGATCTGCTACACCGGATGACCACCGCGGCCACCGAGGAGCTGGCCCGCCGGTCCGGGCTGGCCGTCCACGACCCGGAACCCCGGATCACCGCGGCCGCGCTCCTGGCCCTGTGGCCCGTCCAGGTCGAGGCGACCTGCCGGTTGCTGGACGGCTGCCGCACCCCGTCCCAGGTCCGGGACGCGGTCACCGCCGAGGTCCACCGGGCGGCCGCGGTGCTGGCCGGGGGCCTGTCCTGA
- a CDS encoding AraC family transcriptional regulator, producing the protein MDLTELLTLLNRHARPDMSTPIEDVLISRLDRPDPSAASMTGTILALVAQGRKRIALGDRLYEYGAGEYLLASVDMPITGNWVGISPANPAIGVGLLLRPAAVAELLLQAAPGDLPPLPPGTPSGLAVGPAPAPLLDAVTRLVRLLDTPRDITVLAPMIKREILWRVLTSPEGAVLRQLGLADSSLTHISRAVHWIRANYAESFRVDDVARLSGMSVSAFYRNFQAVTAMSPIQFQKQIRLQEARLLLAAHPNDITGVSHRVGYDSPSQFSREYRRQFGAPPSQDAQRLRETQPA; encoded by the coding sequence GTGGACCTCACGGAGCTGCTGACCCTGCTGAACCGCCACGCGCGCCCGGACATGAGCACCCCGATCGAGGACGTGCTGATCTCCCGCCTGGACCGCCCGGACCCGTCGGCGGCCTCGATGACGGGCACGATCCTGGCGCTGGTGGCGCAGGGCCGCAAGCGCATCGCCCTGGGCGACCGCCTCTACGAGTACGGCGCGGGCGAGTACCTGCTGGCCTCGGTGGACATGCCGATCACGGGCAACTGGGTCGGCATCTCCCCGGCCAACCCGGCGATCGGCGTGGGCCTGCTGCTCCGCCCGGCCGCGGTCGCCGAACTCCTCCTCCAGGCCGCCCCAGGGGACCTGCCCCCACTCCCCCCGGGCACCCCGTCCGGCCTGGCGGTGGGCCCCGCCCCGGCCCCGCTGCTGGACGCGGTGACCCGCCTCGTCCGCCTCCTGGACACCCCGCGCGATATCACCGTCCTGGCACCCATGATCAAGCGCGAGATCCTGTGGCGCGTCCTGACCAGCCCGGAGGGCGCGGTCCTGCGCCAGCTGGGCCTGGCCGACAGCAGCCTGACCCATATCAGCAGAGCGGTCCACTGGATCCGCGCCAACTACGCGGAGTCCTTCCGGGTCGACGATGTGGCCCGCCTGTCCGGCATGAGCGTCTCGGCCTTCTACCGCAACTTCCAGGCCGTCACGGCGATGAGCCCGATCCAGTTCCAGAAGCAGATCCGCCTCCAGGAAGCCCGCCTCCTCCTGGCCGCCCACCCCAACGACATCACCGGCGTGAGCCACCGGGTCGGCTACGACAGCCCCTCCCAGTTCAGCCGCGAGTACCGCCGCCAGTTCGGCGCCCCACCCAGCCAGGACGCGCAGCGGTTGCGCGAGACGCAACCGGCCTGA
- a CDS encoding poly(ethylene terephthalate) hydrolase family protein encodes MTRFPRRWASTAAATLLLALLPATATAQPSGCPSVGRDWAAPGPFAVTESPSGAGHTVFRPAELGSRGCAKHPVLLWGNGSYATPADYAKLLRHLASHGFLVAAADTTQSGSGKEMLAGLDHLTAENTRAGSPYEGRVDLANVGAAGHSQGGGGAILAGADPRVRTTVPIQPGPQGSTDALSGPVFYLGGQLDVIVAPLLLILPRFRQTRHIPAVYGELAFAGHSAPSGDGGGYRGPITAWLRYHLLGDPLARAEFYGPGCHNCAARVWSDFRRNDRAAG; translated from the coding sequence ATGACCCGCTTCCCGCGCCGCTGGGCCAGCACCGCCGCCGCCACCCTGCTGCTCGCCCTGCTCCCGGCCACCGCCACGGCCCAGCCCTCAGGCTGCCCGTCGGTCGGCCGGGACTGGGCCGCCCCCGGACCTTTCGCGGTCACCGAGTCACCCAGCGGAGCGGGCCACACCGTGTTCCGCCCGGCCGAGCTCGGCAGCCGGGGCTGCGCGAAGCACCCGGTGCTGTTGTGGGGCAACGGCAGCTACGCCACCCCGGCCGACTACGCGAAGCTGCTGCGGCACCTGGCCTCGCACGGGTTCCTGGTCGCGGCCGCCGACACCACGCAGTCCGGCTCCGGCAAGGAGATGCTGGCGGGCCTGGACCACCTGACCGCCGAGAACACCCGCGCGGGCAGTCCGTACGAGGGCCGGGTCGACCTGGCCAACGTCGGCGCGGCCGGGCACTCGCAGGGCGGCGGGGGCGCCATCCTCGCCGGGGCCGACCCGCGCGTGCGCACCACGGTCCCCATCCAGCCCGGCCCGCAGGGCAGCACCGACGCCCTGTCCGGCCCGGTGTTCTACCTGGGCGGGCAGCTGGACGTCATCGTGGCGCCGCTGCTGCTGATCCTGCCCCGGTTCCGGCAGACCAGGCACATCCCGGCCGTCTACGGCGAGCTGGCCTTCGCCGGGCACTCCGCGCCCAGCGGGGACGGCGGCGGCTACCGGGGGCCGATCACCGCGTGGCTGCGGTACCACCTGCTCGGGGACCCGCTGGCCCGCGCGGAGTTCTACGGTCCGGGCTGCCACAACTGCGCCGCCCGGGTCTGGTCGGACTTCCGGCGCAACGACCGCGCCGCGGGGTAG
- a CDS encoding TetR/AcrR family transcriptional regulator, with translation MAGQVRRGPKRSEEARMAILTAAADRVRAHGYEHLTIEGVAADAGVGKQTIYRWWPSRSALVADCLAERLLLAGMFVPEDSGDLRADLTRWLHNITGFLDTPGNGGLLQSLVVAAAENPEVAARLNDQLGVQDMLGERLSAAIASGQLAADTPVVVLGDALVGAIVLRGLRRGPLDADFTRGIVDLLLPPQA, from the coding sequence ATGGCTGGACAGGTGCGGCGCGGGCCCAAGCGCAGCGAGGAAGCCCGCATGGCGATCTTGACCGCCGCGGCCGACCGCGTCCGCGCACACGGCTACGAGCACCTCACCATCGAGGGCGTGGCGGCCGACGCGGGGGTGGGCAAGCAGACGATCTACCGCTGGTGGCCCTCGCGCAGCGCCCTGGTGGCCGACTGCCTGGCCGAGCGGCTGCTGCTGGCGGGCATGTTCGTACCGGAGGACTCCGGCGACCTGCGCGCGGACCTGACGCGCTGGCTGCACAACATCACCGGTTTCCTCGATACCCCGGGCAACGGCGGCCTGTTGCAGTCGCTGGTGGTCGCCGCCGCCGAGAACCCCGAGGTGGCCGCCCGCCTCAACGACCAGCTCGGGGTACAGGACATGCTGGGCGAGCGCCTGTCCGCGGCCATCGCCTCCGGTCAGCTGGCGGCCGACACCCCGGTGGTCGTGCTCGGGGACGCGCTGGTCGGGGCGATCGTGCTGCGCGGCCTGCGCCGGGGCCCCCTCGACGCCGACTTCACCCGGGGGATCGTCGACCTGCTGCTGCCGCCCCAGGCCTGA
- a CDS encoding nuclear transport factor 2 family protein: MSDLERNKQVVVDYYTTAFAGDPEKAVADHFGPHYIQHNPDAQDGPEAFIGFVKWLRGEHPNLRLHIKRVIAEGDMVVTHSHLDLEPDDPDNPGQALADYFRLADGKVVEHWDVIQAVPKKAANDNGMF; the protein is encoded by the coding sequence ATGTCCGACCTGGAACGCAACAAGCAGGTGGTCGTGGACTACTACACGACCGCGTTCGCCGGTGACCCGGAGAAGGCCGTCGCCGACCACTTCGGCCCGCACTACATCCAGCACAACCCGGACGCGCAGGACGGGCCGGAGGCCTTCATCGGGTTCGTGAAGTGGCTGCGGGGTGAGCACCCCAACCTGCGGCTGCACATCAAACGGGTCATCGCGGAGGGCGACATGGTGGTCACGCACTCCCACCTGGACCTGGAGCCGGACGACCCGGACAACCCCGGCCAGGCACTGGCCGACTACTTCCGGCTGGCCGACGGCAAGGTCGTGGAGCACTGGGACGTCATCCAGGCGGTGCCCAAGAAGGCCGCGAACGACAACGGGATGTTCTGA
- a CDS encoding TIM-barrel domain-containing protein, translating to MPARLPALFATLALLLPTAPAAAEPAGPGGTVVSGQARFQVLSPTLVRTEYAGDRRFVDARTFNAIGRDAFPRTAYRSRVVDDWLVITTSALTLRYRVGSGPFRADNLELRVNGITASPWRRVVCDTGQLCEAEDQEREGLAYTAEHPGHTGTGFAAAFALPHHGITATVRAGTGPHRLVLRYANGRGGDGKHESRALTLTTDGGSPRRITLPPTDSWSSWQLAETPVDLPPGEHRLALTRTAEDSGNINLDSLALLTANQPYPANRAQDPCPVGMNCEAEGGTTTAATEHPGHSGIGFAANAPVARQVTVPTAGTYAVHIRYANARGGDGKHEPRTVLLNNRPTPLPTTDSWSTWRTETAQLALPAGTSTLALTCPPEGCHVNVDTISVTTPTAAPPAPHLPLGGYRRGLDGFDGERGAPQLNPGLLHRDGWYLLDDTPSALYDQPTPTARPLRGAHAYQDGYVFGYGQDFKAALGDLSRLTGPPKLLPRWAYGVWYSEYIDRTAADFRDRVIPAFREHGVPLDVLVVDTDFKGHNAWNGWRVDKAKFPDPEGFLKWAKDEGLATTLNIHPSILATDPDFPKAQATAKGKLAKSPGCNRDGADCHIFDWADPDQLRAYLDLHRGMAKPDFWWLDWCCDSSLSTLRGVTPDAWINEIYAKERNFAFSRAFGSLQAGGYSGAQPVPTGPWSEKRNTLHFTGDTSSTWGTMKATIGYTSAEGVSTGMSAISHDIGGHNDTTGIQGSETYLENGRLRYTTKLPDDLYARWVQLGAFQPITRLHSNHGDRLPWQYGPEAKASATKFLNLRERLVPYLYTLAEQTHRTGIPMVRPLYLDHPANPESYSTVDTQFLLGQDLLVVPVTTPGPKATTEVWFPPGEWTDYFTGRTYQGNTRATIESTLDTMPVFLRKGGVLVERTTNVANDAKHPADALTVHATAGATADFTLFEDNTRTRITQSGNSLTVHPGAAERAWTVKLHNTDRPTEVKLNGQPTTWHWDAATRTLTADATTQGATLTYR from the coding sequence TTGCCCGCGCGCCTACCCGCCCTGTTCGCCACCCTCGCCCTCCTGCTGCCCACCGCCCCGGCGGCCGCCGAGCCCGCCGGCCCGGGCGGCACGGTGGTCTCCGGCCAGGCCCGTTTCCAGGTCCTCTCTCCAACACTGGTGCGCACGGAGTACGCGGGTGACCGCCGCTTCGTCGACGCCCGCACGTTCAACGCCATCGGCCGCGACGCCTTCCCGCGCACCGCGTACCGGTCCCGGGTGGTCGATGACTGGCTCGTCATCACCACCTCGGCCCTGACGCTGCGTTACCGCGTCGGCTCAGGCCCGTTCCGCGCGGACAACCTGGAGCTCCGCGTCAACGGCATCACGGCCAGCCCGTGGCGCCGCGTGGTCTGCGACACCGGCCAGCTGTGCGAGGCCGAGGACCAGGAGCGCGAGGGCCTGGCCTACACCGCCGAGCACCCGGGCCACACCGGCACGGGCTTCGCCGCCGCGTTCGCCCTGCCGCACCACGGCATCACCGCGACCGTCCGCGCCGGGACCGGCCCGCACCGGCTGGTCCTGCGCTACGCCAACGGCCGGGGCGGCGACGGCAAGCACGAGTCCCGCGCGCTCACCCTCACCACCGACGGCGGCTCGCCGCGCCGGATCACGTTGCCGCCCACGGACTCCTGGTCCTCCTGGCAGCTGGCCGAAACCCCCGTCGACCTGCCCCCGGGCGAACACCGCCTGGCGCTGACCCGCACGGCCGAGGACTCCGGCAACATCAACCTGGACAGCCTCGCCCTGCTCACCGCGAACCAGCCGTACCCGGCCAACCGCGCGCAGGACCCGTGCCCCGTCGGCATGAACTGCGAGGCCGAGGGCGGCACGACCACCGCGGCCACCGAACACCCGGGCCACTCGGGCATCGGGTTCGCGGCCAACGCCCCGGTCGCCCGCCAGGTCACGGTCCCCACTGCGGGCACGTACGCGGTGCACATCCGCTACGCCAACGCCCGGGGCGGCGACGGCAAGCACGAACCGCGCACGGTCCTGCTGAACAACCGCCCGACCCCGTTGCCCACCACGGACTCCTGGTCGACCTGGCGCACGGAGACGGCCCAGCTCGCACTGCCCGCGGGCACCTCCACCCTGGCGCTGACCTGCCCGCCCGAGGGCTGCCACGTGAACGTGGACACGATCTCCGTGACCACTCCGACCGCGGCTCCCCCGGCCCCGCACCTCCCCCTGGGCGGCTACCGCCGCGGCCTGGACGGCTTCGACGGTGAGCGGGGCGCCCCGCAGCTGAACCCGGGCCTGCTGCACCGTGACGGCTGGTACCTGCTGGACGACACCCCCTCCGCCCTCTACGACCAGCCGACCCCGACCGCCCGCCCGCTCCGCGGCGCCCACGCGTACCAGGACGGCTACGTCTTCGGCTACGGCCAGGACTTCAAGGCGGCCCTGGGCGACCTCTCCCGCCTGACCGGCCCGCCGAAGCTGCTGCCGCGCTGGGCCTACGGCGTCTGGTACTCGGAGTACATCGACCGCACGGCGGCGGACTTCCGCGACCGCGTCATCCCGGCCTTCCGCGAACACGGCGTCCCCCTGGACGTCCTGGTGGTGGACACCGACTTCAAGGGCCACAACGCCTGGAACGGCTGGCGGGTGGACAAGGCGAAGTTCCCGGACCCCGAGGGCTTTTTGAAGTGGGCCAAGGACGAAGGCCTGGCCACCACCCTCAACATCCACCCGAGCATCCTGGCCACGGACCCGGACTTCCCGAAGGCCCAGGCAACGGCCAAGGGCAAACTGGCCAAGTCCCCGGGCTGCAACCGCGACGGCGCCGACTGCCACATCTTCGACTGGGCCGACCCGGACCAGCTGCGCGCCTACCTGGACCTCCACCGGGGCATGGCCAAACCGGACTTCTGGTGGCTGGACTGGTGCTGTGACAGCAGCCTCTCCACCCTCAGGGGCGTGACCCCGGACGCGTGGATCAACGAGATCTACGCCAAGGAACGCAACTTCGCCTTCTCCCGGGCCTTCGGCTCCCTCCAGGCGGGCGGCTACAGCGGCGCCCAGCCGGTCCCGACCGGCCCGTGGTCGGAGAAGCGCAACACCCTCCACTTCACGGGTGACACCAGCTCGACGTGGGGCACGATGAAGGCCACGATCGGCTACACGAGCGCCGAGGGCGTCTCCACGGGCATGTCGGCGATCAGCCACGACATCGGCGGCCACAACGACACCACCGGAATCCAGGGCTCGGAAACCTACCTGGAGAACGGCAGGCTGAGGTACACCACCAAACTCCCGGACGACCTCTACGCGCGCTGGGTCCAACTGGGCGCCTTCCAACCGATCACCCGCCTGCACAGCAACCACGGCGACCGCCTCCCCTGGCAGTACGGCCCGGAGGCCAAGGCCAGCGCCACCAAGTTCCTGAACCTCCGCGAACGCCTGGTCCCCTACCTCTACACCCTGGCCGAACAAACCCACCGCACGGGCATCCCGATGGTCCGCCCGCTGTACCTGGACCACCCGGCCAACCCGGAGTCATATTCCACAGTGGACACCCAGTTCCTGCTGGGCCAAGACCTCCTGGTAGTCCCGGTCACCACCCCGGGCCCGAAGGCCACCACCGAGGTCTGGTTCCCGCCGGGCGAGTGGACCGACTACTTCACGGGCCGCACCTACCAGGGCAACACCCGAGCCACCATCGAATCGACCCTGGACACGATGCCGGTCTTCCTCCGCAAGGGCGGCGTCCTGGTGGAGCGCACGACCAACGTCGCGAACGACGCGAAGCACCCGGCCGACGCCCTGACCGTCCACGCGACCGCGGGCGCGACCGCTGACTTCACCCTGTTCGAGGACAACACCCGCACCCGGATAACCCAGTCCGGCAATAGCCTGACCGTCCACCCAGGCGCGGCCGAACGAGCCTGGACGGTCAAACTCCACAACACCGACCGCCCGACCGAGGTCAAGCTGAACGGCCAGCCGACCACCTGGCACTGGGACGCGGCCACCCGCACGCTGACCGCTGACGCAACAACACAAGGCGCAACTCTGACGTACCGCTAG
- a CDS encoding DUF6928 family protein, whose product MGSKSAILVFAKDDPRDIFRVSAAADSVESKRLVEDLVGGSVRYVGGGSLDDSIWPAEGTACGGSFNGFDVVCSRDLATYFPSGLTEKVIRCAKGRPAFAVFMHSMEDWAAFACWSESGELIRSVSVNPEKGVMESVGDPLGFEQEFWAGGRRVSHIGSYPLLFHPIDLGNEALRHFFSFVLEGEEDADSIDIEEFSLLAFSLT is encoded by the coding sequence GTGGGGTCGAAGTCGGCCATTCTGGTGTTTGCAAAGGATGATCCTCGGGACATTTTTCGTGTTAGCGCTGCTGCGGATTCCGTTGAGTCGAAGCGCCTCGTTGAGGATCTTGTTGGTGGGAGTGTTCGATATGTGGGCGGCGGGTCCCTGGACGACTCGATCTGGCCCGCTGAAGGCACCGCCTGTGGGGGCTCATTCAACGGTTTCGACGTAGTGTGCTCGCGTGATCTCGCCACCTATTTTCCTAGCGGGTTGACTGAAAAGGTGATCCGGTGCGCCAAGGGGCGCCCTGCTTTTGCTGTTTTTATGCACAGTATGGAGGACTGGGCTGCTTTTGCTTGTTGGAGCGAGTCAGGTGAGCTGATTCGATCCGTGAGCGTGAACCCTGAAAAAGGTGTAATGGAAAGCGTGGGTGATCCTCTTGGGTTTGAGCAGGAATTTTGGGCCGGTGGGCGCAGGGTCTCACACATTGGATCGTATCCACTTCTCTTTCATCCGATCGATTTGGGAAACGAGGCGCTAAGGCACTTCTTCTCCTTCGTACTGGAAGGCGAAGAGGATGCTGATTCAATTGATATTGAAGAGTTCTCCTTGTTGGCCTTTTCTTTGACCTGA
- a CDS encoding alpha/beta hydrolase, protein MTLPRPDTDLELRALLDGLPLTTGLSAEQLGQLRAHPSPPVESFVDEVERHEVTVPALDGTPIPLTVLRPPGAVNAPCVYWLHGGGLVLGDRFAQIDIPLEWLTQLGAVVVTVDYRLAPEHTGATALEDCFLGLSWVRAHTADLGVDPGRVVVAGASAGGGLAAGVALLVRDRQAPALAAQVLIGPMLDHRNNTRSSWQYAGEPGIWTREKSQFGWRALLGDGPVPPHVSPALTEDLSGLPPAYLDGGTAEVFRDEIVDYASRIWAVGGQAELHLWDGGSHGFDAMFPHTDLGTRARRTRTAWLARRLGQTMPAA, encoded by the coding sequence ATGACCCTGCCCCGCCCCGACACCGACCTTGAGCTGCGCGCCCTGCTCGACGGCCTGCCCCTCACCACCGGCCTGTCCGCCGAGCAGCTGGGCCAGTTGCGTGCCCACCCCTCGCCGCCCGTCGAGTCCTTCGTGGACGAGGTCGAGCGGCACGAGGTCACCGTGCCCGCCCTGGACGGCACGCCCATCCCGCTCACCGTGCTGCGCCCGCCCGGGGCCGTCAACGCGCCCTGCGTGTACTGGCTGCACGGCGGCGGCCTGGTCCTCGGCGACCGGTTCGCCCAGATCGACATCCCCCTGGAGTGGCTGACCCAGCTCGGCGCGGTCGTGGTCACCGTGGACTACCGGCTCGCCCCCGAGCACACCGGCGCCACCGCCCTGGAGGACTGCTTCCTCGGCCTGTCCTGGGTGCGGGCGCACACCGCCGACCTGGGCGTCGACCCCGGGCGCGTGGTCGTCGCCGGGGCCAGCGCCGGTGGGGGCCTGGCCGCGGGGGTGGCGCTGCTGGTGCGGGACCGCCAGGCGCCCGCCCTCGCCGCGCAGGTGCTCATCGGACCCATGCTCGACCACCGCAACAACACCCGCTCCAGCTGGCAGTACGCGGGCGAACCGGGCATCTGGACCCGGGAGAAGAGTCAGTTCGGCTGGCGCGCCCTGCTCGGTGACGGGCCGGTGCCCCCGCACGTCTCACCCGCCCTGACCGAGGACCTGTCCGGCCTGCCACCCGCCTACCTGGACGGCGGCACCGCCGAGGTCTTCCGCGACGAGATCGTCGACTACGCCAGCCGGATCTGGGCGGTCGGCGGCCAGGCCGAGCTGCACCTGTGGGACGGCGGCAGCCACGGCTTCGACGCGATGTTCCCGCACACCGACCTCGGCACCCGCGCCCGGCGGACCCGGACCGCGTGGCTGGCCCGGCGGCTGGGTCAGACCATGCCCGCGGCCTAG
- a CDS encoding S8 family peptidase gives MRLLPAALCLTTMALALTGTAHAEADFVPASRPVPGSFIVTLHETATASALATRYGGAVQETYSAALTGFHVTGLSPRAARRLAADPAVRTVYQDGTARAAQSGATWGLDRIDQRALPLDRKYTAPGTGAGVTAYVIDSGVRASHSEFGGRAGVGADFIKDGQNGNDCNGHGTHVSGTIAGKTYGVAREAKIVALRALGCNNTGPDSAAVSAIEWVTRNGVRPGVVNMSMTMDNVGVGDDAVKASVRAGFTYVVAAGNSSTTACGTSPARVPEAITVGATSSNDNRASFSNLGNCLDIFAPGDGITSASRFNDTMTTTMSGTSMASPHVAGAAALHLGANKNATPAEVTSALLGKATPNVVKNAGSGSPNKLLYVGG, from the coding sequence ATGCGACTGCTCCCAGCCGCGTTGTGCCTGACCACAATGGCGTTGGCCCTGACCGGCACCGCACACGCCGAGGCGGACTTCGTGCCCGCCTCCCGGCCGGTGCCCGGCAGCTTCATCGTCACCCTGCACGAGACCGCCACGGCCTCGGCCCTGGCCACGCGCTACGGCGGCGCCGTGCAGGAGACCTACTCCGCCGCGCTCACCGGCTTCCACGTCACCGGCCTGAGCCCGCGGGCCGCCCGTCGGCTGGCCGCCGACCCGGCGGTGCGCACCGTCTACCAGGACGGCACCGCGCGGGCCGCGCAGTCCGGGGCGACCTGGGGCCTGGACCGGATCGACCAGCGCGCCCTGCCCCTGGACCGCAAGTACACCGCCCCGGGCACCGGCGCCGGGGTCACCGCGTACGTGATCGACTCCGGCGTGCGGGCCTCGCACAGCGAGTTCGGCGGCCGGGCCGGGGTGGGCGCGGACTTCATCAAGGACGGCCAGAACGGCAACGACTGCAACGGCCACGGCACGCACGTCTCCGGCACGATCGCGGGCAAGACCTACGGCGTGGCCAGGGAAGCCAAGATCGTCGCGCTGCGAGCCCTGGGCTGCAACAACACCGGCCCGGACTCCGCGGCGGTGAGCGCGATCGAGTGGGTGACCAGGAACGGCGTGCGGCCCGGCGTGGTGAACATGTCCATGACCATGGACAACGTCGGGGTGGGCGATGACGCGGTGAAGGCCTCGGTGCGCGCCGGGTTCACCTACGTGGTGGCGGCGGGCAACTCCTCGACGACCGCGTGCGGCACCAGTCCGGCGCGGGTGCCGGAGGCGATCACCGTCGGCGCGACCTCCAGCAACGACAACCGGGCCTCCTTCTCCAACCTGGGCAACTGCCTGGACATCTTCGCCCCCGGCGACGGCATCACCTCGGCCTCGCGGTTCAACGACACCATGACCACGACCATGAGCGGCACCTCGATGGCCAGCCCGCACGTGGCCGGTGCCGCGGCGCTGCACCTGGGTGCCAACAAGAACGCCACGCCCGCCGAGGTGACCAGCGCCCTGCTGGGCAAGGCCACCCCGAACGTGGTGAAGAACGCGGGCTCCGGCTCGCCGAACAAGCTGCTCTACGTGGGCGGCTGA
- a CDS encoding putative quinol monooxygenase codes for MQVTFGFQATFTTHPGKGEEVVRLLLDSPSLPSEDCVVFLINRSATDPDLVQVTEGWTSQEAHARFFGTEPAQALVAALRPLVAEQRPQVDLVPIGGKAAF; via the coding sequence ATGCAGGTCACCTTCGGCTTCCAGGCCACCTTCACCACCCACCCCGGCAAGGGCGAGGAGGTGGTCAGGCTGCTGCTCGACTCGCCGTCCCTGCCCAGCGAGGACTGCGTGGTCTTCCTCATCAACCGCTCCGCCACCGACCCCGACCTCGTACAGGTCACCGAGGGCTGGACCAGCCAGGAGGCGCACGCCCGGTTCTTCGGCACCGAGCCCGCCCAGGCCCTGGTCGCCGCCCTGCGGCCGCTCGTGGCCGAGCAGCGGCCGCAGGTCGACCTCGTGCCCATCGGCGGCAAGGCGGCGTTCTGA
- a CDS encoding endonuclease/exonuclease/phosphatase family protein has protein sequence MRTAVLTGLALLVAVFLGLPWLWPGGPASQLPAAFLPWAGIAVALLLVVALAVRAWAGAVATLVPALVWAGLAVPSLLVGPGGGAGGLSVASQNLGGRADVAGIADSALVAVQELTGRSTLPHPHRAVVGTVGLFSRYPLADVRPLDLGQGWPRALRATVRLPLGDTTVYAVHLGSVRLGATASRDRTLAALTDLVRADRSPRLLVLGDLNTASTDPALDRLTEGLTQARDGAGFTWPSVFPLTRPDHILVRGFRVATAEVRAGGGSDHLAVRADLGQ, from the coding sequence ATGCGCACCGCCGTCCTGACCGGGCTCGCCCTGCTCGTCGCCGTGTTCCTCGGCCTGCCGTGGCTGTGGCCCGGCGGACCGGCCAGCCAGCTCCCGGCCGCCTTCCTGCCCTGGGCCGGGATCGCGGTGGCGCTGCTGCTCGTCGTGGCGCTCGCGGTGCGGGCGTGGGCAGGTGCCGTCGCGACCCTGGTGCCCGCGCTGGTCTGGGCCGGGCTGGCCGTGCCCTCGCTGCTGGTCGGGCCGGGCGGCGGCGCGGGCGGGCTGAGCGTGGCCAGCCAGAACCTCGGCGGTCGCGCCGACGTCGCCGGGATCGCCGACAGCGCCCTGGTCGCGGTGCAGGAGCTGACCGGCCGCAGCACGCTCCCGCACCCGCACCGGGCGGTCGTGGGCACGGTCGGCCTGTTCAGCCGGTACCCGCTGGCCGACGTGCGCCCGCTGGACCTCGGCCAGGGCTGGCCCCGCGCGCTGCGCGCCACGGTCCGCCTGCCCCTCGGCGACACCACCGTCTACGCCGTGCACCTGGGCTCGGTCCGCCTGGGCGCCACGGCCTCCCGCGACCGCACCCTGGCCGCGCTCACCGACCTCGTGCGCGCCGACCGCTCGCCCCGGCTGCTCGTGCTCGGCGACCTCAACACCGCCAGCACCGACCCGGCCCTGGACCGCCTCACCGAAGGCCTCACCCAGGCCCGCGACGGCGCCGGGTTCACCTGGCCCTCGGTGTTCCCGCTGACCCGCCCGGACCACATCCTGGTGCGCGGCTTCCGCGTGGCCACGGCCGAGGTGCGCGCGGGCGGCGGCAGCGACCACCTGGCGGTGCGGGCGGACCTGGGCCAGTAG